The proteins below come from a single Desulfitobacterium metallireducens DSM 15288 genomic window:
- the tpiA gene encoding triose-phosphate isomerase gives MSKRHPIIAGNWKMNKNVREAQDYAGELLARVGEVTDVDVVVCAPFTALNALKDDLEESVIHIGAQDLFWGSAGAFTGEISAEMLVDIACTYVIVGHSERREILHETDEEIAKKVKAALKAGLTPILCVGENLAHREEGRALAMVRGQVEKDLMDLPPAELKRVVIAYEPLWAIGTGKTASSQDAQDMCSAIRSTLAGIAGAVADEVNILYGGSVKADNIAELMTQPDIDGALVGGASLDAEGFAQLIENARISL, from the coding sequence ATGTCGAAACGGCATCCGATTATCGCCGGGAACTGGAAGATGAACAAAAATGTCCGGGAGGCACAAGATTATGCCGGTGAACTTCTCGCCCGAGTCGGAGAGGTAACAGACGTGGATGTTGTCGTTTGTGCTCCTTTCACGGCTTTGAATGCTTTGAAAGATGATCTCGAAGAAAGCGTGATCCATATTGGAGCGCAGGATTTATTTTGGGGATCAGCAGGCGCATTTACAGGGGAGATTTCGGCAGAGATGCTTGTCGATATCGCTTGTACCTACGTGATTGTAGGGCATTCAGAGCGTCGTGAGATTTTACATGAAACAGATGAAGAGATTGCGAAAAAAGTGAAGGCTGCTTTGAAAGCTGGATTGACGCCTATCCTCTGTGTGGGTGAAAATCTTGCTCATCGAGAGGAAGGACGGGCGCTGGCTATGGTCCGGGGACAAGTCGAGAAGGATTTAATGGACTTGCCACCAGCGGAGCTTAAGCGAGTCGTCATTGCCTATGAACCACTCTGGGCTATAGGAACGGGGAAAACGGCTTCCAGCCAAGATGCTCAGGATATGTGTTCAGCCATTCGCTCAACCTTAGCGGGAATTGCGGGTGCTGTTGCGGATGAGGTCAACATCCTATATGGTGGGAGTGTCAAAGCGGATAATATTGCAGAATTGATGACTCAGCCCGATATTGATGGAGCCTTAGTGGGTGGTGCCAGTCTGGATGCAGAGGGTTTTGCTCAACTCATTGAGAATGCAAGAATTTCCCTTTAA
- the eno gene encoding phosphopyruvate hydratase, translating to MSTISEVYAREILDSRGNPTVEVEVTLEDGAMGRAAVPSGASTGAFEAIELRDGDKTRYLGKGVLNAVENVNAEIAPEIEGLDAFDQPGLDRELIALDGTDNKGKLGANAILGVSLANAKAAADCVGMPLYQYLGGVNAKELPVPMMNILNGGQHADNNVDIQEFMIMPVGAKSFREALRMGAEVYHSLKAVLKEKSLATAIGDEGGFAPSLESNADALLAIVDAIQRAGYVPGEDVCLALDVAATELYKDGVYHLEGEGLKKTSEEMIEYYEGLVEQYPIVSIEDGLAEEDWEGWRKLTERLGGKIQLVGDDLFVTNPKRLAKGIKEKCANSILIKLNQIGTLTETLDAIEMAKRAGYTAVISHRSGETEDVTMAHIAVAVNAGQIKTGAPARTERVAKYNELLRIEEELGESAIYRGKESLAR from the coding sequence ATGTCAACTATCAGTGAAGTTTATGCTCGAGAAATTCTGGATTCACGTGGGAATCCAACCGTTGAGGTAGAAGTAACCTTAGAAGATGGGGCTATGGGTCGTGCTGCAGTTCCCTCTGGTGCATCGACAGGAGCTTTTGAAGCCATTGAATTACGCGATGGAGATAAAACCCGTTATTTAGGCAAAGGGGTTTTAAATGCCGTTGAGAATGTAAATGCCGAGATCGCACCTGAAATAGAGGGCCTAGATGCCTTTGACCAACCTGGACTGGATCGGGAGCTGATTGCCCTTGATGGAACAGATAATAAGGGAAAATTAGGGGCTAATGCAATTTTAGGTGTTTCTCTAGCTAATGCTAAAGCAGCCGCAGATTGTGTAGGCATGCCTCTTTATCAATATCTCGGGGGTGTCAATGCTAAAGAGTTACCTGTCCCCATGATGAACATCTTAAACGGTGGACAACATGCTGATAACAATGTCGATATCCAAGAGTTCATGATTATGCCAGTTGGAGCGAAAAGCTTTAGGGAAGCATTGCGGATGGGTGCCGAAGTTTACCATAGTCTTAAAGCCGTATTGAAGGAAAAATCCCTAGCCACTGCTATTGGGGATGAGGGGGGTTTTGCTCCTAGTCTTGAATCTAACGCTGATGCACTTCTTGCTATTGTCGATGCAATTCAACGGGCAGGATATGTCCCTGGTGAAGACGTCTGTTTAGCATTAGACGTTGCGGCCACTGAATTATATAAAGATGGAGTTTATCATCTTGAGGGAGAAGGCTTGAAAAAGACCTCAGAGGAAATGATTGAATACTATGAGGGCTTAGTTGAACAATATCCTATCGTTTCAATTGAAGATGGATTAGCTGAGGAAGACTGGGAAGGTTGGCGGAAACTCACCGAACGTTTAGGCGGGAAAATCCAACTTGTTGGAGATGACTTGTTTGTGACGAATCCTAAGCGTTTAGCTAAAGGGATTAAAGAAAAATGCGCGAACTCGATTCTCATTAAACTCAATCAAATTGGAACATTGACCGAGACTCTTGATGCTATTGAAATGGCAAAACGTGCAGGGTATACGGCAGTTATTTCTCATCGTTCAGGAGAGACTGAAGATGTCACGATGGCTCATATTGCCGTTGCAGTTAATGCGGGTCAAATTAAGACAGGAGCACCTGCTCGTACCGAGCGTGTCGCGAAATATAATGAGCTGCTACGGATTGAGGAAGAACTCGGTGAATCTGCGATATACCGCGGAAAAGAGAGTTTAGCGAGATAA
- the gpmI gene encoding 2,3-bisphosphoglycerate-independent phosphoglycerate mutase produces the protein MTDERAKKPLLLMILDGWGYSPELKGNAIAQAHKPHFDHLLETYPHTRLEASGEAVGLPAGQMGNSEVGHLNIGAGRVVYQELTRIFKAIKTGEFAKNPVLEEAMERVKNGPGALHLMGLVSDGGVHSHLDHLFALLEMAKMIGVKNVFIHVVLDGRDVLPQSAKTYLGQLNEKMEELGVGQVASVSGRYYLMDRDQRWDRVEKAYNALVQGEGLKAPNLFAAVEQSYDVRVNDEFVVPTVIIDGAGQPLGKIQEGDSVIFFNFRSDRARQISHAFVDEEFTGFKRKEHPSIHYVCLTEYDVTLKTPVAFPPQNLENTLGEVLAQQHKKQLRIAETEKYAHVTFFFNGGVEDPCPGEDRCLIPSPKVATYNLKPEMSALEVTEELLIRVQKGSYDVIILNFANSDMVGHTGEFEAVIKAIEAVDECIGKIIPAVQKQGGTILITADHGNAEAKIDFKTGRPLTAHTTNPVPFILINDTYKASKLREGGALCDIAPTMLKLLNIPQPMDMTGKSLITA, from the coding sequence TTGACAGATGAACGGGCAAAAAAACCCCTGCTTTTGATGATTCTGGATGGTTGGGGTTATAGCCCAGAGTTGAAGGGAAATGCAATTGCTCAAGCGCATAAACCCCATTTTGATCATTTATTAGAAACCTATCCCCATACACGATTAGAAGCTTCAGGTGAGGCTGTAGGTCTCCCTGCTGGACAGATGGGAAATTCTGAAGTCGGGCATTTAAATATTGGAGCCGGACGGGTCGTGTATCAGGAACTAACGCGGATTTTTAAAGCCATCAAAACAGGAGAGTTTGCGAAGAATCCCGTTTTAGAGGAAGCCATGGAGCGGGTTAAAAATGGACCTGGAGCCTTACATTTAATGGGCTTAGTTTCAGATGGCGGAGTCCACTCTCATCTAGACCATCTTTTTGCTCTGCTGGAGATGGCGAAAATGATAGGTGTAAAAAACGTGTTTATCCATGTGGTTTTGGATGGGCGAGATGTTCTACCTCAAAGTGCCAAGACCTATTTGGGGCAATTGAATGAAAAAATGGAAGAACTGGGAGTTGGCCAAGTTGCCTCAGTATCCGGCCGGTATTATCTTATGGATCGTGATCAACGCTGGGATCGAGTAGAAAAGGCCTATAATGCACTTGTTCAAGGTGAGGGCCTGAAAGCGCCCAATCTCTTTGCAGCGGTTGAACAATCCTATGATGTTCGGGTGAACGATGAATTTGTCGTTCCCACGGTGATCATTGACGGTGCAGGGCAACCTCTAGGGAAAATTCAGGAGGGCGATAGTGTCATCTTCTTTAATTTTCGCTCCGATCGTGCCCGACAAATCTCACATGCTTTTGTGGATGAAGAATTTACAGGCTTTAAGCGCAAAGAACATCCGAGCATTCATTATGTTTGTCTGACTGAGTATGATGTTACGCTTAAAACACCGGTGGCCTTTCCTCCGCAAAATCTGGAGAATACGCTGGGAGAGGTGCTTGCTCAACAGCATAAGAAACAACTCCGTATTGCGGAAACAGAAAAATATGCTCATGTGACCTTCTTTTTTAATGGCGGGGTCGAGGATCCATGCCCAGGAGAAGACCGATGCTTGATTCCATCACCGAAGGTAGCCACTTATAATTTAAAACCAGAAATGAGTGCGCTTGAGGTAACAGAGGAACTTTTGATACGCGTGCAGAAGGGTTCTTATGACGTGATTATCTTAAATTTTGCAAACTCCGATATGGTGGGTCATACTGGGGAATTCGAGGCTGTGATTAAAGCGATTGAAGCGGTTGATGAATGCATCGGGAAGATCATCCCGGCGGTCCAAAAACAGGGGGGTACTATCCTGATTACGGCTGATCATGGCAATGCTGAAGCCAAAATTGATTTTAAGACGGGGAGACCCCTTACCGCACATACAACGAATCCTGTACCCTTTATTTTGATTAACGATACATACAAAGCCAGTAAATTGCGCGAAGGTGGAGCACTTTGCGATATCGCACCGACGATGCTTAAGCTTTTGAATATCCCTCAGCCTATGGATATGACGGGGAAAAGTTTGATAACAGCCTAA
- the secG gene encoding preprotein translocase subunit SecG: MLVFLTIILLISSIGLIATVLLQSGTGAGLGAIGGAGESFFGKKKGMDELFEKLSIISAALFLVSSLGVTWLLK, encoded by the coding sequence ATGTTGGTTTTTCTAACGATTATACTACTGATTAGTTCAATCGGATTAATTGCGACGGTACTTCTTCAATCTGGCACTGGAGCTGGTCTTGGAGCGATCGGTGGAGCGGGTGAATCTTTCTTTGGCAAAAAGAAGGGTATGGATGAACTGTTCGAGAAATTGAGCATTATTTCAGCTGCGCTCTTTTTAGTGAGTTCATTAGGAGTAACCTGGCTTTTAAAATAA
- a CDS encoding anaerobic glycerol-3-phosphate dehydrogenase subunit C: MESEWERDQKLDACIKCSACTAQCPVAAVYPLFPGPKNLGPDLERLRLEGVWLDTSILDYCSNCKTCEVTCPSGVKITEMILGARRAAISHSFSRHTLRNSLLGRADYLGRMGTLWPSLTQRVLRRAPVRWLMEKSLGLSQFAPLPEYQIGFQKTLRMRQKNNINSASSDREKRVVYFPGCFVNYNEPQTGEAVVNVLEHNGFEVIVPDFHCCGVPLQANGNFGAAEENAQQNLALMAPYLKAGLPVITSCTSCGLALKEEYPRVNAAGAERIGLQTYDLFEFLWELHEQGKLRENFQEVPISLGYHAPCHLKAQGIGNPALRLSRLIPGVEVEDLDAGCCGLSGSFGFKEEKYLLAQKIGSPLFQAAKRGVAEGNFQKIITECGGCKVQIKQGTGIETEHPVWTLVKAYRLSSRFFCRNLLLKRE, translated from the coding sequence ATGGAATCAGAGTGGGAAAGAGATCAGAAGCTTGATGCGTGTATCAAGTGCAGTGCCTGTACTGCTCAATGCCCAGTTGCGGCTGTTTATCCTCTTTTTCCTGGACCCAAAAATTTGGGACCTGATCTAGAGCGATTACGGCTTGAGGGTGTGTGGTTGGATACGTCCATCTTAGATTACTGCTCAAATTGTAAAACATGTGAGGTGACCTGTCCTTCAGGGGTAAAAATCACAGAAATGATCCTTGGTGCACGGCGAGCTGCAATTTCTCATTCTTTCTCTCGTCATACGCTGAGGAATAGTCTACTCGGACGTGCTGATTATTTAGGAAGAATGGGGACGCTCTGGCCCAGCCTAACTCAAAGAGTGCTGCGAAGAGCTCCGGTACGTTGGCTAATGGAGAAGTCCTTAGGACTCAGTCAATTCGCGCCGCTTCCAGAGTACCAAATCGGTTTCCAAAAGACGCTAAGAATGAGACAGAAGAATAATATAAATTCTGCAAGCTCAGACCGTGAAAAAAGGGTCGTCTATTTTCCAGGATGCTTTGTTAACTATAATGAGCCTCAGACAGGAGAAGCTGTAGTAAATGTTCTTGAACATAACGGGTTTGAGGTGATTGTACCGGATTTTCATTGTTGCGGCGTTCCTTTGCAAGCCAATGGAAATTTTGGAGCAGCAGAGGAGAACGCGCAGCAGAATCTGGCTCTCATGGCGCCATATTTGAAAGCAGGCTTACCGGTGATCACTTCTTGCACTAGTTGCGGTTTAGCGTTGAAGGAGGAGTATCCACGTGTCAATGCAGCGGGAGCAGAGCGTATTGGGCTACAGACTTATGATTTGTTTGAATTTCTTTGGGAATTGCATGAACAAGGGAAGCTCAGAGAGAATTTTCAAGAGGTCCCGATTTCCTTGGGCTATCATGCACCTTGTCATTTAAAGGCACAGGGAATTGGAAATCCAGCGCTACGACTTTCACGTTTGATTCCAGGTGTTGAGGTTGAGGACCTGGATGCTGGATGTTGTGGCCTCTCCGGTAGCTTTGGTTTCAAGGAAGAAAAGTATCTTTTAGCACAGAAAATAGGTAGCCCTCTCTTTCAGGCTGCGAAAAGGGGAGTCGCTGAAGGAAATTTTCAAAAGATAATCACAGAATGTGGCGGTTGCAAGGTACAAATCAAACAGGGTACAGGCATAGAGACTGAACATCCGGTATGGACCTTGGTAAAAGCGTATAGATTATCTTCTCGTTTTTTTTGCAGGAATCTTTTGCTAAAGAGAGAATAA
- a CDS encoding phosphoglycerate kinase encodes MNKKSVKEIQVQGKRVLVRVDFNVPVNEQQKITDDTRIRAALPTLRYLLGEGAKLILISHFGRPKGQVNPKYSLAPVAGRLSELLGQEVSLAKDCIGPEVMTQVKALKEGQAILLENVRFHAEEEKNDPEFAKQLASLAEIYVNDAFGTAHRAHASTEGVAHYIPAVAGLLLQKEVEVMGKALENPARPFVAIIGGAKVSDKIGVIENLLSKVNVLIIGGGMANTFLKAQGYSIGKSLVEEDKIALASELLTKAKTSGVEIALPQDVVVAKEFKAEAEHRTVSADQIGEDEMALDIGPASAEVFANHITRAQTIVWNGPMGVFEMENFAKGTEKVAQAVAACSGTTIVGGGDSVAAVEKMGVAEQLTHISTGGGASLEFLEGKVLPGVAALNDR; translated from the coding sequence ATGAATAAAAAAAGTGTTAAAGAAATTCAGGTGCAGGGAAAGCGCGTACTGGTGCGCGTAGACTTTAATGTACCTGTGAATGAGCAGCAAAAAATTACAGATGATACCCGCATTCGAGCGGCTTTACCTACCCTCCGTTACTTACTTGGAGAGGGCGCAAAACTTATTCTTATTTCTCATTTTGGACGTCCGAAAGGGCAAGTCAATCCTAAATATTCGTTAGCTCCTGTTGCAGGTCGTTTAAGCGAACTCTTAGGTCAAGAGGTTTCTTTGGCCAAGGATTGTATCGGCCCTGAAGTAATGACTCAGGTGAAAGCTTTGAAAGAGGGGCAAGCTATTCTTCTGGAAAATGTTCGTTTCCATGCTGAAGAAGAAAAAAATGATCCAGAATTTGCAAAGCAACTCGCTTCTTTAGCGGAAATCTACGTTAATGATGCTTTTGGAACGGCTCATCGAGCTCATGCTTCGACTGAAGGGGTTGCCCATTATATACCTGCGGTAGCCGGACTTCTTTTACAGAAGGAAGTTGAGGTTATGGGCAAAGCCTTAGAGAATCCGGCACGCCCGTTTGTGGCAATTATCGGGGGAGCAAAGGTCAGTGATAAAATCGGAGTGATTGAGAACCTCTTGAGTAAAGTCAACGTACTCATTATCGGGGGAGGAATGGCAAATACTTTCCTGAAGGCTCAAGGATATTCTATTGGGAAATCTTTAGTGGAAGAGGATAAAATCGCTCTCGCTTCGGAGTTGCTTACTAAGGCAAAAACATCAGGAGTTGAAATTGCTCTTCCCCAAGATGTTGTTGTTGCGAAGGAATTTAAGGCGGAGGCTGAGCATCGCACCGTTTCGGCAGACCAAATAGGTGAAGACGAAATGGCCTTAGATATTGGCCCAGCGAGTGCTGAAGTGTTCGCCAATCATATTACCCGAGCTCAGACCATTGTATGGAATGGACCGATGGGTGTTTTCGAGATGGAAAACTTTGCAAAAGGGACCGAAAAAGTTGCCCAAGCTGTAGCCGCCTGTTCAGGAACAACGATTGTTGGCGGTGGAGATTCGGTAGCAGCTGTCGAAAAAATGGGAGTTGCGGAGCAGTTAACCCATATCTCGACCGGAGGCGGTGCTTCCTTAGAGTTTTTAGAAGGAAAAGTTCTTCCTGGGGTGGCAGCCTTAAACGATAGATAA